The genome window GAGGAAGTTCAGTAATGACCTTGCTGCATGCAACAGTTCAATAGACACTTGGATCGGTTGTATCATGCAAAATTTCATAGTTCATGCAACAGTAGAACATGGAGAAAATAGTTACCTTAAGGCTTCAACTAGATGTAATGAATCATCAGCAGAGACCTTGAAACTGCCTTCACCACTCACTGCCCTATGGTATATATGGAAGAGTCCATCCAAACATCCACAGAGCTTTAATCGGCAATCTGCatccaaaaataaaagtatTCAGTGTTATTAACTATGAGGCTAACTAGGTTAGAtatcaaagagaaaaaaaaaactacgtaAATTTTTTCCTTAAACATATGAGATTTAGTACCGTCACAAATCTGTCTAAATGCCACAGCCGCAGCTGCTGCGGAATCTTCAGATATACCCATGCCACTCATGAGGATATCTAGAACTGAAGGCAGTATGGACAGTCCGCCTGATGCAGAATCAAGCCACTTTGAATACGCTCCAATAGTTAAGCAAACTGCAACACTCTCCACATGCAGGTAAAATGAATCCAGTACATCATATTAGACAGACTAGTGAAATACAACTTCTATTAAACATAACCATTCACAACAGAGGAACTACAACTAATATAAATACATTACCTGTCTGAAGTAGTTGAGGATGTTGAGGCAATTTAAGCAACCTATCCATAACCTTTGCGAATCaaagaaaccaaaaaagaagTGAGTTTTGTGAGATCACAACTTAGGCATGACTTCAGTTTCAATTTCTACAGGACTATTGGGCACAACATCGTACCTTGGGCATTACTTCAGCTTCAACTGCTGAAACATAACTTGATATTGCCCGGATGCCGAACAAAGCAGCTTCCGCTGGGCGCCATTCACTTTGTTCATTGTGACAGCACGCTGCAGCCTtaacaaaatgaaaatattcTGTTCAGACCGTAGTGGAAAAATGACAAAGTGAATCttacacaaaaagaaactaaaattGCTAAAGCAGTAAAGGACCACTCCGTGAAAGAGAAGATTAAGCAATCCTTCAATGCATTAAATATTTCCAAACATACAAGTTCTTTACAGGTTAATAAGATTTCAATGGACTCACGTTTAATTAAAATATCAAAAGAATATTTAATgaacttgaaaataaaaatatggccAAATAACTATATTTTATGCTCTAACTTTCAGAGTTTTGGACCAAAATTTCATCCCACTGGAGTTACAGTGAGAAAAATCAATACATACCTCATCAAGCTTCATGTAAAGAATTCTAAGTGTGGCATCCCCCCCTAAAACTGATGCTGCATCAATTAAGACATCCGCAACAGCTGGAAACAATATAGAATCAGTTAGACATGACGCAATGCTACATTCAGTGTCTCACAAAGAAGAGTATGACCAAGGCAAATAAACTGACCAATcacatataataaaaataaacaaaacaaaagaccaACTTTCTAGTGGCACTGTGATCTCCAACCCCAGTGGTTTGGAAAAGGACTAATATGAACATAACCTTACAGTACAAGACATTTACACATGGATGAAATTTAACTGATGAACCAATAGAGAGAGCAGGTTGATAGATTGACACCAATAGCTTAACTTATATAGGCTTTGCAAATAGTATAACTTGCACCTATAATCTGCAAATCTGGGACAAATTACATCAGGAGGCATTAACAATGAATGCAAATTGATCAACTAGAAGTTTCGTCCTATGCTTTCTAAACGCTTCAATAATGAGAACAAAAGCATACAACATAGACAAAATTTATGAGTGAAACTATAAGACAATGATTGTCACGTCCCAGtctcgactctgccgtagcacaatattgtccgctttgggccccggccacgccctcacagttttgtttccgaagccagtgagttcccaaaaggcctcgtgctataggaggtggACATGTACATATATGGCACATCACCCCCCCTCCGTtggtcaatgtgggatgttacaatccaccccccttaggggcccgacgtcctcgtcggcacactcgcaccaaacggcagagtggctctgataccattctatCACATCCCAatctcgactccgccgtagcacgatattgtctgctttgggccccggccacgccctcacagttttgtttctaggaactcacaacgagaacttcccagtgggtcacccatcctgggaacgctctcgcccgaactcgcttaacttcggagtttcgatggaatccgaagccagtgaattcccaaaaggcctcgtgctataggaggtgggcatgtacatataaggcacatcaccccctctccgttggtcaatgtgggatgttacaatgatGGACACCCAACCAAACAGCTAGGAATTACCATATCTAGTCTGCTTAAACTCCTTAAGATCCTCATGTGAAAGGTCTTGATAATCTTGAGGATATTGAATCCGAAAGCTAACCTGTCAAAAGTATCAGCCTCTCAGAATTTAGTACAATAAAAGATTGTCAAAATGCATGTATGTGGTATTTCATTGCTTTCATCATGTTGAAGTTCAGTTGTAGGATAATTGACCATTTTCCCATAATAATGTACTTTTTATGATATATGAGGAAATTAATTCTCCAATCGTTTCACACCCATTTAATTTATGTGACAAACGGTAACCATGGTGGATCCTTGTATCAGATAATCATTTCCTTCGAAATCCACTAAGCAGAACACAGATACAAATATCAACAACACTAAAGAACATATGTGATTGTCTTTAGAATCATGAATCCCAGGATAAGAAGCTAAACTATTAACTTGGTAAAAGCACTTAATTATCATGAGATCAATCCAAAAATGTAGGGTGATATCATTACATTAAGAATACAACACACATCCGATACCATCAATTGGTGTTTGGAATGATGCAACTAATTACAATTTTAAAGCTtctaagaaaaagaacttactAAGGATACAAGTGACTCATAAGCTGGACGAAAAACTTGCAGCCTTCTATTTCTCTCAGCTTCAATGGAAGATGATTCATTCACAAACGAAATATACGATTCCCTGGAAGATTAGAGTTCTTATACTGAATGTCTTGTTTTAGACAAAATCAAGTAGACTGTAATTCTAGGATGACTAACCTTCTGGTCAAGTTCACCTGAAGACTGTGCCAAAAGTTGAATGTCATGGAAGCAATATAGTACTCTGGGTGTGATGCAACTTCCAATAACGCATGTACGATCAACATTGATTCATCTGAGCCTGAAGAAAGGATGATATCAACCAAAAAGAAACAGATCAGAGACAATTCAAAAAATTCGGAACTCATAAGAGACAAAAAGCATCCAACAAATCCTCAGAGAAGTTTTTGATAGCTTCTAAATAAGTATACCAGTTGCAATAAGTTCAACATATGAATCACCCATGTCAGAAAATAAGCGAGCAATGGCCTTCACATCTTCCTCATCCTGAAAACAAGCATAGAGATAGGGTAAAATAACCATCAATGAAGTTATTATTTCCCACTTAAATTTAATGATTAAAGAGTTGTTAGTTGATGCTTTTCTTGTAGGTAAAAATCACTTTTAACCCAAATTAGAATCTACTGTGATTGGCAATTGATGAAAAATGAAGGTTTAAAGTTTATATGAAGCTCACCTTCATATCTACTgtgataaacaaaaaataactcCTTATACTTTGACATCAATGAATAAATAAATCCTTGAAAAATACAAATGAATAATGTTTAAACAGAAGACTATGTGTTTAGACTCTTTAAGTAAACATCTTTAAGTAAACAATCCAGTATAACTTAACTTTATGAAATTATACACCCCCCCCCCTCAACCCtcagaataaataaaaataataatcaataaataaataaaggaaacTTGTACAACGCTACACATAGAATACCTTTGAAGAATCTCTTAGCTGTCCCTTAAGATTCATTACTTGAGGGACAAGAACTTGAATTAAGGGCATCTGCACAGAGACACCACCTGAGCTTCCAGCTGCTGTATAGTGGATCAACTCAGATATAACTGcaacaaaacagaaaacaatgAGGGGAAACAAAGTAAGAAAATCCACCCGAGGGTAAGGCATCAATTGATGCAGTAAACACACAGTCAATGCATATATAACAATATGTTATTGACAGAGAAACAATATGAAATGAAACAAACAGAGGGCTGAGTTAACAGATTTCAATAGAAACTACACCATCCATGCTGAGAGAAATGCTCAAACATTGACATGAAATAATTTGTCAATAACATTGAACCAAATGTCAGAACATAATGATTTTATAGACAACTTCAAAAGAAATATaactaaaaacatattctattcAAGGAAATGTAATATATTTTCAGTCCCATATTTTCCATGGGtttgatgtaagaaaaattaatgtatGTTACCTATAATTTCATGACAACTATCTAGATAATACTTACTTCAAAAGATTTATTGTACTATCTAAGCAACAAAAAACATTCAAATACCCTTTTAAATATCTTTCAATATAGAACCTCCAAATGTTGAAACTGAAATCCTAAAAAGCCAAATTGATCCAAAAAAGTCCGTTGGAAGTTCTACCAGGAAATCTACACCTCAACAAATTATAGAATTACATCATACTCAACCAAAGAACTAAAAAACTCTTAAAGAATTTTCACATATAGCAAGCCTTTGAAagaattttcaaaattgaaacaaattagaTTTATTGGGTGCTTTTATCACTGCCACAAAATCGCCATAGTAAAACCAACTGAAAACACAGATTTATTATACAGTTCCCTAAGAACCACCAGGTTCGTAAAGTTGTTTTTACCATTTACTGCGGCCTCTGAAAGTAGCTCAGAATTCAAGCTTGAGAGAGCTGTGAGCACCAATGGATGGGATGCAAGCACAGATCCAGGGATCCTGAAACCCACATAAGTTCATTTAAGTACCATGAATTGCTATCATTTATTTAGTCTCCCTATAAAAGGAAAGTCAGACAACTGCACAAGATGTAATTCAGGACTACCATATCAACACCCGCAAACAATAccaaattataagaaaaattacACTGACAGCAACTTGTGTAGGCATGCAACTATGTATATTAAAGAAAGAACAGCCTTCATCTATAACAAGCATTGCGTAAATCAAAACTTGCAATGCCTGATACCATAGGGAAAATAAATGCACACACATAGATGAACTTGGAAGGACTTTGTCTCAAGTTTATTGCCTTAAGTTGTACGATCAAAGTATTATGCACTCTCATATAAGCTAGAAGGATGTAATATATGATCCACACATTGACTACTGGTGAATCCTGAACCACAGACTCAAGGCACTCCACATACAAAAGTTCAGAGTAAAACTtcatattgcagattgtttgtCAATTGGGTGGCATTGCGAGGCCCTAATTAATATTTCCAATAGACTATACATCCTCGAGAAACGACTcactcagagagagagagagagagagagagagagagagttcataCCCATGTTTCAGTCGAAGCCAAGAAGCAAACGCTTCAAGAACCTGAAAAACCAACCAGCTAAAACGATTAAAAAATGGCACTCTAGCAGCCATCAGAAAAAAAACTGGCAAATCCCAAACATCAGCATAGAGTAACttataaaattatgaaataatAATTACCTGCTCCTTAAGCTCATTAATATTCAAACAGGCAGTCAGGATGTCAAGAGCAACCTCAATTTGTGAAGTAAGCTCCTTTTCAAATTGGCGGCGTCTTTCCGGGCGAGCTGCAATTTTGTAGTTGAATACTTCCTGAATTTAAATCCCAGAAGGAAACGAACATGGTGAAAAGGTAGCCATCTGTCAATCAACTAAAGTTTTAAGAAAACATACATTGTTTCGGCTAATATATGAGACCACTACATGAATTCCCTCAAGGAAAAAGTAATGAAAAGACCGAAGAACATGATGCTGAACAACTTAGGAATCATTAGGAAGGGAAAGGTATGCTTTAGAAAGGACATGCATGATTTCTAAAGTGTACAAAACACATTCACCATATTACATGGAGAGTATTTAAATCAGCCTTGTCACACACAGTTGCACACTACAGTGCAAATATAAATTCAGCAAGCATCATATCTAATAGTTATTTACCTCAGGCAAAACTGTTAGTAACTCCAAAAATCCTGGTATGTACTCTGGATGCAAATTCATCTCATCACGAAGCCACTTCACAATCCCACCATCCCCCCAATCTTCAGCGCGAACATGTACAGCCAAAGCAGCCACAGCAATGCTAATCTACAAAGACAGATAATTGAGCTTAATATCCTCTTGGGATCCAAAAATCTGATGAAAGAGTGTCAAAGAGACTTCTGGGACACCACCTGAGTTCTGACTTTAGGGGGGCCCTTGTGGAATTTTCTCAATAAGTTCTGCATTCAAAATATGCAAGAACAAATACCGTTCAATATTGTACAGAAACAATCGAATCATTCTTCATATAAATAAAACAGGTCCATGACACTGTCAGAACACACTAAGGTGTAAAGCTTACTCAATTCTCACTCAAATTGTCAATGGATAGTGGATACTCACTCACATTTAATGAGTCACGTAACGGGCGAAAAGCTTCAGAAGGTAGTTCTTCAAAATCTCGTTGTACCTAGACAAGATACAAAATGAACTAAGAATCTACACACGCAACCAGTACAACATAAACAAGGCTTAAATATTTGAACATAAGATCTTTTAAGCTTCCATAGAAATAGGACGTAATAAATAAACTAACTGCATGATTACAGGCAGCCAGCTCTAAGGAGAAGAGAATTACCTTGCTTCTAAGGGTCTGAGAACAAAATATCAATGTTTCTAGATTGCTAGTTGCATCATGAAGCAAGTTATCAGCAACCTAAGAAAAAGAAGCAAATTAATGTTCAGAAAACTCAATAGTGACAAATTCAACATACAAGACCCATATACAAAAATGATAAATAGGAAGAACAAGTTCAACTTTTGTTTTGGCCTAAGGTAATTATTAAACTTAGAGAGCAAAATTCAGTACAATCTAACAGGTATAAGAATAGAATTAGAACACCAATAACTCATAAAAAAGTACTTTGGCAAGAAAATTTACATGGAAACCATACAGAAAAGACTAAAACTGCTGGTTGACTTTTACCCTCATATACAAAAAGTGAAAATCTTGAAAGAAATATTTATCATTGATTAAGAAAAAGGTTAAGGGTATAGATTTAAAGCTTACTAGCTGCTAGATAATTAAAAAACGCCAGATGCCCTATCttgtaagtgtgtgtgtgtgtgtgtgtgtgtgtgtttaactTTTACGTAAGTACTAAGCACAGGCATGGTTTAGGAATGTGATGTCCTACTGTCTTGGACACTTTTCAACACATTGCAGACACAGGGAAATcgtttttgtgttaaattttatgATCtcaaatagatttttttttcttttcaaaaagttCAGATTCATTTTGTAGTTTACACTACAATAACATAACTAGTTCACACTGCAAAAATACATGTATACTCATATCATCTTTGTTTATTAAGCTCAGTATTTGAGTATTTATCATTTGACGTTGTTGTCTGGATCATAGATGAGCTTCCTATTCCAGATAAGAGAGATGCCACAAgcaaaaatcaatcaattttcgCAAGGTAAAACGAAATTTTCTCACAAACCGACCAAGACCTACAAATTGCTTCGCTCTGGcatattaaaaatgaaatacATAAGAAAATAAGTAATGCTTCTGACCCAAAGCATACCACTCAACTCAGATTATtcaccaaaaaccctaaaactGAATTCATCTAATTCAAATGGAACGAACTAGGGATTCCAAACCATTCAAAATCCAATTTCATCAAGATTGGCAAAAAACACCAAACCAATCACTGAAATTACAGCGGAATCGAACACCAAACTCTCACAAGCTACAGACAGCGATCAAAAACTTCATAAAACCGACAGGAGAATTCAAATCTACGAAAAGAGAAAAGTAGACGGAAAAGCACCTGCCAGGCGTCGAGCGTCCGCTGGAAGTCCTGCAGCCAGCGATCGGCCTGCAGGCGGACGCCGTCGTCGGGGTGGTGGTAGAGTGCATTGAGGGCTTCTTTCACTGTGTTCTGGAGCTCCATGGTTCGTCGTCGCAGCAGCTCTCCGAGCTCTCTCTTCGCACTTGTTCGATTTGTTCCTTTTTctctatccttttttttttttttttgataaaataaaacgGGTTTTTGGCGCCCCCCAGGGACAAATGGAGGGTTTTTGGGGCTGTCTTGGCCGTCGGATCTGCCTGCCGATGTTTGACTCTCGGTCAATCCGAGTAATCGGGTGGAGGGGCCGTGTGTGTAAATATGTGTTTTCTTGGGTCAAGTGTGTAAATATATTAGTTTGTTTGAAATGAAAGGGATGTCTGGTCGAATGGGACACGTGGCATGTGTGTGATTCGGATGTGACtggggagaaattttttattaggaTTGGAATATGGATGGCACatcacatgtttttatata of Malus sylvestris chromosome 6, drMalSylv7.2, whole genome shotgun sequence contains these proteins:
- the LOC126626708 gene encoding transportin MOS14-like isoform X1, giving the protein MELQNTVKEALNALYHHPDDGVRLQADRWLQDFQRTLDAWQVADNLLHDATSNLETLIFCSQTLRSKVQRDFEELPSEAFRPLRDSLNNLLRKFHKGPPKVRTQISIAVAALAVHVRAEDWGDGGIVKWLRDEMNLHPEYIPGFLELLTVLPEEVFNYKIAARPERRRQFEKELTSQIEVALDILTACLNINELKEQVLEAFASWLRLKHGIPGSVLASHPLVLTALSSLNSELLSEAAVNVISELIHYTAAGSSGGVSVQMPLIQVLVPQVMNLKGQLRDSSKDEEDVKAIARLFSDMGDSYVELIATGSDESMLIVHALLEVASHPEYYIASMTFNFWHSLQVNLTRRESYISFVNESSSIEAERNRRLQVFRPAYESLVSLVSFRIQYPQDYQDLSHEDLKEFKQTRYAVADVLIDAASVLGGDATLRILYMKLDEAAACCHNEQSEWRPAEAALFGIRAISSYVSAVEAEVMPKVMDRLLKLPQHPQLLQTVCLTIGAYSKWLDSASGGLSILPSVLDILMSGMGISEDSAAAAAVAFRQICDDCRLKLCGCLDGLFHIYHRAVSGEGSFKVSADDSLHLVEALSKVITELPPDHAKRALEALCLPVVTPLQVCFILEENLCMNPFVGDMLITAVNNQEIVSQGPDTLNSKTARDLTVHIDRFGYIFRYVNHAEAVADAIQRLWPIFKAIFDLRAWDMRTMESLCRACKYAVRTSGRCMGITIGAMLEEIQGLYQQHHQPCFLYLSSEVIKIFGSDPSCANYLKSLIEALFMHTTHLLTSIQEFTARPDIADDCFLLASRCIRYCPQLFIPSAVFPSLVDCSLIGITVQHREASNSILTFLSDIFDLGNSAGGEQYLPIRNCVIIPRGSSITRILIASLTGALPSSRLELVTYTLLSLSRAYGPQSVEWAKESISLIPLTAVTEVERSRFLKALSDAASGANVNALSVPIEDLSDVCRRNRTVMEIVQQSLRPLELNIAPGS
- the LOC126626708 gene encoding transportin MOS14-like isoform X3 produces the protein MNLHPEYIPGFLELLTVLPEEVFNYKIAARPERRRQFEKELTSQIEVALDILTACLNINELKEQVLEAFASWLRLKHGIPGSVLASHPLVLTALSSLNSELLSEAAVNVISELIHYTAAGSSGGVSVQMPLIQVLVPQVMNLKGQLRDSSKDEEDVKAIARLFSDMGDSYVELIATGSDESMLIVHALLEVASHPEYYIASMTFNFWHSLQVNLTRRESYISFVNESSSIEAERNRRLQVFRPAYESLVSLVSFRIQYPQDYQDLSHEDLKEFKQTRYAVADVLIDAASVLGGDATLRILYMKLDEAAACCHNEQSEWRPAEAALFGIRAISSYVSAVEAEVMPKVMDRLLKLPQHPQLLQTVCLTIGAYSKWLDSASGGLSILPSVLDILMSGMGISEDSAAAAAVAFRQICDDCRLKLCGCLDGLFHIYHRAVSGEGSFKVSADDSLHLVEALSKVITELPPDHAKRALEALCLPVVTPLQEIVSQGPDTLNSKTARDLTVHIDRFGYIFRYVNHAEAVADAIQRLWPIFKAIFDLRAWDMRTMESLCRACKYAVRTSGRCMGITIGAMLEEIQGLYQQHHQPCFLYLSSEVIKIFGSDPSCANYLKSLIEALFMHTTHLLTSIQEFTARPDIADDCFLLASRCIRYCPQLFIPSAVFPSLVDCSLIGITVQHREASNSILTFLSDIFDLGNSAGGEQYLPIRNCVIIPRGSSITRILIASLTGALPSSRLELVTYTLLSLSRAYGPQSVEWAKESISLIPLTAVTEVERSRFLKALSDAASGANVNALSVPIEDLSDVCRRNRTVMEIVQQSLRPLELNIAPGS
- the LOC126626708 gene encoding transportin MOS14-like isoform X2 codes for the protein MELQNTVKEALNALYHHPDDGVRLQADRWLQDFQRTLDAWQVADNLLHDATSNLETLIFCSQTLRSKVQRDFEELPSEAFRPLRDSLNNLLRKFHKGPPKVRTQISIAVAALAVHVRAEDWGDGGIVKWLRDEMNLHPEYIPGFLELLTVLPEEVFNYKIAARPERRRQFEKELTSQIEVALDILTACLNINELKEQVLEAFASWLRLKHGIPGSVLASHPLVLTALSSLNSELLSEAAVNVISELIHYTAAGSSGGVSVQMPLIQVLVPQVMNLKGQLRDSSKDEEDVKAIARLFSDMGDSYVELIATGSDESMLIVHALLEVASHPEYYIASMTFNFWHSLQVNLTRRESYISFVNESSSIEAERNRRLQVFRPAYESLVSLVSFRIQYPQDYQDLSHEDLKEFKQTRYAVADVLIDAASVLGGDATLRILYMKLDEAAACCHNEQSEWRPAEAALFGIRAISSYVSAVEAEVMPKVMDRLLKLPQHPQLLQTVCLTIGAYSKWLDSASGGLSILPSVLDILMSGMGISEDSAAAAAVAFRQICDDCRLKLCGCLDGLFHIYHRAVSGEGSFKVSADDSLHLVEALSKVITELPPDHAKRALEALCLPVVTPLQEIVSQGPDTLNSKTARDLTVHIDRFGYIFRYVNHAEAVADAIQRLWPIFKAIFDLRAWDMRTMESLCRACKYAVRTSGRCMGITIGAMLEEIQGLYQQHHQPCFLYLSSEVIKIFGSDPSCANYLKSLIEALFMHTTHLLTSIQEFTARPDIADDCFLLASRCIRYCPQLFIPSAVFPSLVDCSLIGITVQHREASNSILTFLSDIFDLGNSAGGEQYLPIRNCVIIPRGSSITRILIASLTGALPSSRLELVTYTLLSLSRAYGPQSVEWAKESISLIPLTAVTEVERSRFLKALSDAASGANVNALSVPIEDLSDVCRRNRTVMEIVQQSLRPLELNIAPGS